In Desulfuromonadales bacterium, the genomic stretch TCCGCATTCTTCACCGTCGGCCAATGTCTGCGTACTTTGCCGTCCGGGCCGATCACCACCGTTGAGCGAATTGTTCCCTGCACCTTCTTGCCATACATCCTCTTTTCGCCAAAGGCTCCGTAGTCCTGCATCATCTTCGTCTCGGGATCAGAAAGCAGGGTGAAGGGGAGGCCGAACTTGTCGATGAACTTGTCGTGCGACGTGAGGCTGTCCCGGCTCACCCCGATCAGGGCTACCTCCATCTGCTGCATCTGGGGGTAGCGATCGCGGAAACCGCAGGCCTCTTTGGTGCATCCGGAGGTGTTGTCCTTGGGATAGAAGTAGATGACGAGTGTTTTCCCG encodes the following:
- a CDS encoding peroxiredoxin, with amino-acid sequence MPGLEGEKAPDFNLQGSDGKTHSLRDYAGKTLVIYFYPKDNTSGCTKEACGFRDRYPQMQQMEVALIGVSRDSLTSHDKFIDKFGLPFTLLSDPETKMMQDYGAFGEKRMYGKKVQGTIRSTVVIGPDGKVRRHWPTVKNAENHPQEVLEFLKSDQPHAP